In Mustelus asterias unplaced genomic scaffold, sMusAst1.hap1.1 HAP1_SCAFFOLD_632, whole genome shotgun sequence, the following proteins share a genomic window:
- the LOC144487170 gene encoding uncharacterized protein LOC144487170 produces the protein MEGKSTIHTREKPWKCRDCGKGFRRPCELEIHRRRHTGERPFTCSMCGKGFTQLICLQRHQRLHTEERPFICPMCGKGFALSSHLLKHQQVHTDKRKFKCSDCEKSFKNPHGLREHQRIHTGDTPFNCSQCGKRFRTSPHLQIHQRVHTGERPFKCPECGKCFKGSGDLQYHQRVHTDERPFRCSHCGTGFRRLFELTVHQRTHTGERPFICPQCGKGFTQSSNLLTHQQIHTEKRPFICSECGKGFARPSNLLTHQRVHTGERPFTCSECGKGFIRSSNLLIHQRVHTNERPFSCSECGKGFINSSTLQAHQRIHTGEKPFTCSTCGKCFNRSYNLLVHQRVHK, from the coding sequence atggaaggaaaaagcaccattcacaccagggagaaaccatggaaatgtagggactgtgggaagggattcagacgcCCGTGCGAgctggaaatccatcgacgcagacacaccggggagaggccgtttacttgctctatgtgtgggaagggattcactcagttaatttGCCTTCAGAGACACCAGAGActccacactgaggagaggccattcatctgccccatgtgtgggaaaggattcgctctctcatcccacctgctgaaacatcagcaagttcacactgacaagagaaagtttaaatgctccgactgtgagaagagcttcaaAAACCCACATGGACTGAGGgagcaccagcgcattcacaccggggacacaccGTTCAActgctcacagtgtgggaagaggttcaggaCATCACCCCACCTTCAGATACACCAACGAGTTCATACtggtgagagaccttttaaatgtccagagtGTGGGAAGTGCTTCAAAGGTTCTGGAGATCTTCAataccatcaacgtgttcacactgatgagagaccgttcagatgctctcactgcgGAACTGGGTTCAGACGATTATTTGAACTCACTGTacatcagcgcactcacactggggagaggccgttcatctgcccccagtgtgggaagggattcactcagtcctccaacctgctgacacaccagcagattcacactgagaagagaccattcatctgctctgaatgtggaaagggatttgcgCGACCATccaatctgctgacacaccagcgagttcacactggggagagaccattcacctgctccgagtgtgggaagggatttattcgatcatccaatctgctgatacaccagcgagttcacaccaatgagagacccttctcctgctctgagtgtgggaagggatttattaattcatctaccctgcaggcacaccagcgaattcacaccggggagaagcccttCACATGCTCCACATGTGGAAAGTGTTTTAATCGATCATACAACCTGCtggtgcaccagcgagttcataaatGA